CAGGTCAGCGGTAGCACCAGCCACGGATCGCCGGGGCGAGTGTTGTTCCGGAGCCGGGGTGCAGGGGTGTCAACTAGGAAGGCGGTCAGGAGCGTTTACTGCGACGCTTGGAAAAAAATTATGGGAATCTGGAGAAAGATCCGCCCCGCCaggaactttttttttctgcattGGCAAGTCTTTCATATCAAAAGCTagatttctcttcttttttttccctcttgttCCTTCTCATCAACTTGGGCAAAGGATCCTCCTGTGAGGAATTCAGACAAGATGGCGTCTGACGAGATTGTGTGGCAAATCATCAACCAGCAGTTTTGCGCCTTCAAATTAAAGTAAGTTCTAGCCAGCGAACAACCACCATCACATCCTTGGGATTTCTGTCACTTTGGGTGCAATTGAGCATTGTGTAGATGGACACTAACCCAGAGACCCAGAacggagaagcagcaaaattTCTGCCGCAATGAATACAACGTCACTGGACTGTGCAATCGCCAGTCATGTCCTCTCGCCAACTCGCGGTATGCCACCATTCGGCAACACCCTACCAAGGATACGCTATACCTCTACATGAAGACTGTCGAGCGAGCGCATCTGCCTTCCAAGATGTGGGAGCGCATCAAGTTGTCAAATAACTACACCAAGGCCCTGGAGCAAATCGACGAGAGGCTCATCTACTGGCCCAAGTTCTTGATCCACAAGTGCAAGCAGCGACTCACCCGCCTGACGCAGGTGCAGATCCGCATGCGTAGGAttgccgccgaggacgaaCGTCtgggcgagaagctggttCCCAAGCTGGCCCCCAAAGTCAGACACCGCGAGGCGACGAGAGAAcgcaaggctgaggcagCCGCTAAGCTGGAGAGGACTATCGAGAGAGAATTGCTTGAGCGTCTGAGGCAAGGCGCTTACGGCGACCAGCCCCTCAACGTCAGCGAGGAcatctggaagaaggtgCTGAATGCCATGGAGAAGGGTGGCGAGGGTGAACGAGACAAGGACATGGACAAGGGTATCGAgtctgatgatgaggaggaactTGATGGAGAGGCTGCaagcgaagatgaagacgccgaggccgccatTGAATACGTCTCCGACCTCGACGAGAGCGAAGACGAGCTCGAAGACCTTGAGGACTGGCTcgagagcgaggaggaagaggaagaagacagcgACGAGTCCGAGGCGGAAAAGGCCGGCAGCAAGCGCAAGCGTGGCAAGGTcaccaagatgaagagcaagcgacccaagcagcaggagaaggagaagctggcgtTGACCAACGACTTGGCTTGGTAAAGTGGATGTCAACACGGAAGAGATTTATTCATAATTCAGCAACatggcaaaaagagagcgaATTGTGTGCCGGCCTGATCAGGAGCACGACATTGCACGGGGTGTCTAAAATGGATGGGTTTTCGAGTTTGTATCAGCTTATTAGTCCCAGCGTGGGCTTCATGGCATACGGCGTCGGGATACTGTTAATAAAAGGGGGTCTTTGGTTCATTTCTGTATGGATGAGGATTTGTTAGATTTATATGCAGAGTGTATATAGGTTGCATCGGTATGAGGTCAATATATCGACTGGTAATGCTGTTTCACGGAAGAGTTTCAGAACGGACGGGAGCAAAACGCCGAATGCGTTGTGACGCCCACCACGAGCCAATGCACGCATCCGCAGCCCGTTTTAGCAGAGCCCCCACCACCTAAAACGGCTACAGAAGGCACTAAAAAGCTTCGCAGCTGGTGCACCGCCCACTAGCAGCAGCGCTGGAAACCAAGCGAGTTACAGGCATTGATTCCATTGATCTTCAACCCCACGTCTAGCCGCCAACCTCCTTTGCTCCTTTCCCTCCTCGTACTTTGCCgttctttggcttctttccAGGACATTTTGGCATCTTTTGCTCCGGGCGAACGGCGCtctgctcttgctcttggctgctgtcatttctgtttcttctcGCAGACACCGGACATACCGAAAtcacgaagcagcagcactctctctcccttctcaccGCCGCAACAGAGGGACTGCGCAACAGGAGATCTGCAGGTGTAGCATCACCGCCAGATGGCCAGAGCTTGAGCCTCAACGCCCAGCCACGTCAATCACCGCACGACGACTTGTCGATAAAAGGAACACAGTTGGGTGACATCGCTCGGATTTCCTCTCTGCGAACTTGTTTTTGAACAGCTCTCACTCACGCCACTACGCTTTGAGCGAGCCTTTGCCGATACGACACCACGCCTTTTGTTCCCACAGCATCACGCGAGCTACATGCCACCGTCGCCATGAGTTCCTGGTACTCCAACCTCGTCACCAAAACCTCGTCCCAAATCTCCAACCTCCGGTCTACCCTCCTTTCCAGCGAGGCCGATGGCGACACCGAAGACGACACCCACGTCTGCCGCGTCCTGCGCAACTACTACACCGAAAAGGGCCGCCCGTTCCCGAACTGGCTGCCCCCTGACCCAAAggcaccgccgccgcagaTGACCCAGGCCGTATATGCCCAGTCGCAGGTCGGCTCGCGCTACGGTGGGCTTGGAGGGCCTCAACAGCCTGGCGCTGGGGGGCTCAGCAGTTTATGGGACAACGGCCCTGCGCAGCCACCGCAGCCGCAAATTCCGCAGAGCTTGCGGGCTGGACGACCGGCGACGACACAGCCCGGACCGTCTTCGAGGGACGAGCTGCTCGGGAGGGGGGGACAGGCACCTCGTGCAGGGAGCTATTCTGGGCCTGGCCCGGCTCCCGCTGGATCGGCGCAGGATCGTTTGAAACAGCGACTTTGGGGAACCCGTACCACGAGCCCATCCTCTAGCAACGGTAATGGGCCGTTCCAACCACCTCCAGGCGGAGGTTCAGCGGGCCACCAATCTCAGGGCAGTTATGAGGACAGGTTTGCGCCAGGAGGATCTTACGATAACTccagaggaggaggcggtggtggaggtCAGCCCTTTGTTGGAGCAAACGCTCCTTGGTCGAGTGATGGCGGCCCTTAttcgggaggaggaggagctgctgcgaATGGAGTACGAAGAAAAGGGCTGCCCAGCGGTCCACGGGGATATAgatgaaggaagaagggTGTgctttatttctttttaatattatGTATAACGTCTCGGTCTAGGAGTGTGTGGTGtatattcttttctttcatgtAGCTAGTCATGAGTTGCGTGCTTTTTGTCGATTTCAGCCAAAGCTCGCAATGTATAATGCCTATTAATGCCTATTTCCTTGAGATATTTCCGAGTCTTCCCTCTCAATGTGTATGTGTCGGGTTTTGTACGTAACGCCGCGGATAGATTTCTGACCCGAATTTGTAATTCAGAAGAGCTTTTACCCTGCGAACTGATGTGATTTATTAAGCGTGAACCCTTTGTTGACGGGTTTTGTTGGTGGGTAACTTTGTTCGTGGTTTATCGTGCCCATCCATGCACTTTCCTAATCGAGCCAGATTCCAGCCTCGGCGTTGACATAGTATTGGTAGAGAAGAGAAACTCCCACCTTTTGATATTTTGATGGAGTTTGATTCAGTTTTAGATGTTTAGTCGTCTTGAGCAAAGGAACTCAACATTGAGCGGAGACAATAGGAAAAAAGAGGTTCTTGTTAGAATAATCAGCGTCGATATGATGGAAACAATACCTCTGTGAAGCTCTTATAAGAGGAACAAGATAACTTCAGTCGTCAACCATCCTCATAAACTCATCAGTGTAAAACTAAATCCAAACTAGCAAActagaaaaagaaatccagAGGAGAAATCTCAGCCATGTCCTCCACcgaagccatcatcgtcaacaaAATCACCCCCGCCTACTGGCGCGCAACCTTCAACAACGGCACCCTCAACCTCTTCGGTCCAGAAGGCCACGTCgccctcaagaagctcataGACGACCTCGAAGCCGACAAGTCCGTCCGCGTCATCGTCTTTGACTCCTCCAGCCCAGATTTCTTCATCGCCCACGCCGACATCCTGCGCGTCGCTGAAGAGCCTCAAGGTCCAGGCACAGGCTTCGTCGCCACATGGGCCAGCCTCGCCGTCCGCATCGCCAGCCTTCCCGTGCTCAGTATCGCGGCGATTAGGGGTTATGCGCGCGGGTTCGGGGCCGACTTCTCTTCTGCTTGCGACTTGCGCTTTGCCAGCCGCGAGAAGGCAATCTTTTGCCAGCCAGAAGTTGGGGCGGGCATCATCCCCGGTGGCGGAGCCTTCGAGTTGCTTCCTCGAAGAGTCGGTCGCGCAAGAGCACTAGAGATTCTCCTCAGCTCAGACGACTATGATGCTATCACGGCTGAGTTGTACGGATGGATCAACCGCGCCATTCCAGACGCCGAGTTCGAGGACTTTGTCGACAAGTTTGCTCGTCGAATCGCAAGCTTCGACGCCCAGCTCCTGATCGAGACGAAGCGTGTCGTGGATTCTCGCTGGGGGATGCCGAGCCAAGTCgattttgctgctggaatGGCCCTTTTTGGGGAGTCCACCAAGTGGCCCTCTGCTGCGCGTATGAAGGCCCTTTTCGACAAGGGCTTGCAGAgcgatgaagaggttgagcgTAATTTGGGTGCGGTCATCGGAACTGTCACTGAGCAAGACTTGGCCAAGTATAGAGAGTAGATAGAATGTGCCTAAAGAGAACGAGTTATAAATCACTTGTGTCAAGGGAAGTGGAAGGTCTCTGGCTTTATGTGAATAAAATATTTCAATTCATCGCTGCGTGTATGCCAAGTACcggcaaaacaaaacaataaCGCCCTACTTCTGAGGATTCTCCGTGACCTCAAGGATGAGAAACAAGACAACAGATAGAAAAATGCATATCCAATAATAAGACATCAAAAAATAAACGAATGGGCAAAAAAACCATGGCTACCTTCGTAGAAATCACGTCGCCTTCTCATTTTGAGTCGGCCGATCCATCAGCCTTCACAGCCGCCTTGGGCTTTTTCTCCAAGAAATCGATTTTTTTGCTAAGTAGCTTTCGTAGCTCGGGAGTTATCACCCTCTCTCGCTTTGACGGCGCTGCATTAGCCTTGGACTTTGAGGGAGGCTGTTTAGCTGTGTTGTTGTTTGATTGACTTGGGCTTTCTGTTCTAGGAGGCGGGAAGTTGTGTTTCTTGTCAACTGCCTCAACCAGTCGCTGGAACCGGCGGAAAAGAACCTCGGCGCGAATCAGGGTCGACTCAAGGTCAATAGTACCGGACAGCTCGTTCACTTTGTCAGATGTCAGCAAATTTGTCATACGACGAGGGCAAAGATTTTAGCAGCTCACCATATTTAAGAACCTCATCAAACGCTTGCAGATGTGTCATGATAACATCCCTGTGCTTTTCTAGGATAGCCAAGGCAATGAAGAGGTGGAAGCTTGAGGTGTAATAATCCGTCCACAGGCACTCCCAAAGCTTGAGCACGTCCAGCCACTCAAACTCTCGCTTGTACCACACCAGTATcatgcggaagaagaagaagaagttggtgcTATCCGTCTTTTGCAGGTGATCCCAGAGCTTAGGGTCCATGAAGTGAACAAGTTGGTCTAGGGCCAGTAGCTGGCCCCTCATACCTGACTGGTCTCGCAAGAAGTTACGTTCCATGCGATCCATGAACATCTGAAACGCCCAAAAGGCCACCGCATCATCTTGGACCACGGCATAGATTGGTGCCAAGAGATCCGACATACCTTGGACATAGCCGAGCTCCTTGTTGTACTCGTTGTATGTCAGaagcatctccttcatctgctCTAGGTGAACATTGGTGCCAACTTCAGCAAAGGGTGAATTTGGATCCGGATGAGGAGTATCTTCTCCATGGAAGATGGCGACGTTTCGATCAGTCCGATGGACGTCCTTCTCTGTAATGTAGTTGTTAGCACGACAGTACAAATACTGCTGAGCAAAAGTGTTGCTTACCGATACGCCCGCGTTGTTCGCGCCACCATTCACCGTCCTcaccctctcctccctccccctcgAGTCGATTCCACCAAGATTGTTTGAGCTTGTAGTACTGATCTCTAAGGGAGGCAATGGTCGCCTTTCTTTCATCAAGCGTGCTGTACCACTCGTACACGCCCAACAAAAAGAGCCAGGCTTCTTTCCTAACTCCGTCATCGGCGTCTAGTCCGCCGTGAAAGATGCGCTCCTTGACTTCATCAACAGAGATGGACAGTCGTCCGGTCTCGGGGTCGAAAAACGCATCCCACTCCTCTATCGAGAGAGGCTGTTTTCTGTCTTCAAACGACATGGAATTTGAtccatcaagaagctcgaaTTCTCCGACATCGGTGTCTTCAAGCTCCATAACATCTCGAACAGTCCAGATTCTCTGTCGATGATCACGCTCACTCTGCTCCGCCATGCCCATCGCCCACCTGGCAAGGTATATCCTTGCGCTGTCAAACTCATCTTGGAGTGTTTGAACCTCAGGATTTTTGAGCAACCGTCGCATTTGAGGGGGCAGATTAGGATTTTCTGACAAATCGTGCGCTGCTCTCCTGGTCAAAGTGGTCACCTTGCTAAACTGCTCCATGAGGCTCCAGCCTGTCTCCTTGACAAATTTGATAAAGGGGTCCATCTGGGCATCTTTGTTGCTTGAGCCcccggccttggcctttccTTGTGCTTTTGTCGTTGCCATTTTAGCACCAAAGCTTTCCAGATCTTCTTTACTCGGCTCAATGAGATAAATGTTGGGCTCTGCTCCGGACCTCTCAATCTTAATATATCTCCTCAGCCATCGCAGGACTTCATCTGCACCCCAAAACATCTGGCCGCTCTCGCCAAACGGATCGAAGTTGTCCCGGgccagtttcttcttctgaagAATGGTGCTTTGGCACTCGTCATCATGAAAGAACAGAGCAGGAAAGCTGTCACCTCCTCTAGAGTTTATGATGATGGAGCCATACCACCAGCCCAGACTCGGCGGTCGGACCATCAGAGAGTATATGGCGCTGACAGGGATGGCAAATGCGTAGCCGCCAACGGAGCTGCTGTGGGAGGTCACGGTGGGAGGTGGAGGGACAAGATATGACTGCTTTGGAGGAGAGTCGGCATCGGAGAGGTCCACTTTGACATAGATGCTCGCCGAGTCACCAAGAGATGCTTCGGGAAcccaagcaagaagaagatccgACGATGCGATACTATTTGTCGAAGATGACGTAGAGGGACGATCACGTCTTGGCCCCTTCTGCTGTAGCAGAGCTATATAGCCACAGATATTGTCTTTTGCGGATGGTGTCGGGTGGACGTAGACCTAGCCAAATGTCAGTTGTTGTAACAAGCATCGCGGCCGAGCGCATCAACGCACCTTGCTCTTCGAAAACAGCAGCTTCACGCCTCTACCGGATTCCGTGTGTGTGATAGTCTCGTAGCCaccctcttcatcgtcgctcATAGCGTAGAGACTCCCGGTCGGCGAGCTTGGTCGGGCAGAGCCACCCTGAGAAGCCTGGCCAGATGCCATGATGCGAGCACTCTCTTGGTCAATATATCGTGATCGTCGTTGACGTAACCGCTAGCTTTGCGACAGCAGAACCTCAAGCGGCCTATTCGCTCGCCGTCTGTACAAGGCCGTGAGGAGGgtgaaaaagagaaaagaaagaaagaaaaaagacagaaTATACGATGGGATGCTCTAGAGAGATGCCTAACAAACGGAGGCCTGCAGCAGTGTTAAAGGATGCATCTCCAAGAACTAAAAGTCGTTTGCGGAATTGAGTTGCATGTGAGCAGCTGAATGACGATCCCGAGAGACGCGCAGCGCATGTGCCCCGCCACCATAAGGTCACCCGCAGAGGGGCTGATGCCTGGGTACAGCTACCGGAGGTCGCAGCGGCTTTTGCTCGGGGGCGTCGGTAGCGGTACTCGGTGTGGCGTTTACACGACAGTGGCCAGGCAGGGCGACCATTGTGTTACCAGACTAACTGCAAAATCGGACTGTTCTTGGCCTTATTTAGACAATGCCTACGTACTTGTCATACGCGGaaccacatcatcatcttcttgtccggTAAGATTGAACAGGTGGTAGtcattttcctttgtcttcttcttcttcttcttcttcttcttcttcttcttcttcttcttcttcttcttcttcttcttcttcttcttcttcttctttcttcttctttctctacttcttcttttctggtACTCATACTATCATTACAAAATCTCTGTGGCGCATCATTACTCAAGCTCAAGGGTAGGCaagaaatagagaaatagagaaatagAGCGAATAGGGCGAATAGAGCGAATCGAGACATGATCAGCATACTCCATACAGAAGCAGACAATCCGCCCATACCCGCACATTCCCGCCCATTCCCGGCACACTAAACTCATCTTGAATGGCGAGCCTATTTTCTTCATGTCTGGGGACTATTTCTCTATTACGGGACGTCTACCCGAAGAACGGAGCCACGGCTCACTCACCAGGGCAACATGAGCATCAACTACTGCCCATTTGCGGACATCCGTACACCATCGTGTGGCGGAGTCCTTAAAACACCGCGCTTAGTATTTCCTTTGTCATGGAGTTAATATTTAACATTATGAATACTTTACCCCCCCTGAAATGAATACAAACATATGTATCTCATGCCTCCATAACCTCAACGACGACCAAACCGGCGGCCGTTGATGCATTGATGCCTTTTCATAACGTGTCCTCCCTCCCTTCCTTCCTCATAGGTACACCATACGCCGATATTCGTTTACCCGCTTTATCAAAAAAATCAATCATCAAGCGTTACACAGCCGAGAAAATCACGTGTATCTTGCCCAACCCTCAGCCTCATCGATAGCCAACATTGAACCCCTACCCAAAACCTCTTCGAAAAAATATCATGGATCATTAGGCCCTCTATACGTCTTCTGATAGGAGCATCGAGTGATATTCCGGCTCGACCGCAGTCTCAGGATCGGTGTAGTTGACAGGCTTGTGAATCCGCACAACCCACAGGAAATAGTCCTCGAGAACACACAGGTTCAACAAAAGGCCGTTTGCGTTCCAAGCAATGCCGCAAACCATCGCTCCGGCAACAGCGTCCAAGATAAAGTGGTTGGCGGTTGCAACAATGGCCGTGAAGATGAGTGCTGGGTAAGATAGGCCCAGAACACCGATGGCCACGCGCTTCCAGGAGTTGGGTCGAACTCCATTGACGGGGAGAGTGGCAACTGTCAAGCCAACAAGGAGAGAGTAGCCAAAGTGCAAAGAGGGCATGGCAGCTATCAGAGTAACGAGGTTAGTTCATTGTCACTGACATGAGACGAACGGGGATATTTTCAGACGCTTACCATATTGATTGCAGAATCGGTTCGTTGTCCAAACGCTGCTCTCGCCCGCGTTGCTGTGAACGCTGTCGACAAATCCGAAGCTCTTCGCCTCCGCAGCGTCAGGTCCGTTA
This genomic stretch from Trichoderma breve strain T069 chromosome 1, whole genome shotgun sequence harbors:
- a CDS encoding ribosomal l28e protein family domain-containing protein; translated protein: MASDEIVWQIINQQFCAFKLKTEKQQNFCRNEYNVTGLCNRQSCPLANSRYATIRQHPTKDTLYLYMKTVERAHLPSKMWERIKLSNNYTKALEQIDERLIYWPKFLIHKCKQRLTRLTQVQIRMRRIAAEDERLGEKLVPKLAPKVRHREATRERKAEAAAKLERTIERELLERLRQGAYGDQPLNVSEDIWKKVLNAMEKGGEGERDKDMDKGIESDDEEELDGEAASEDEDAEAAIEYVSDLDESEDELEDLEDWLESEEEEEEDSDESEAEKAGSKRKRGKVTKMKSKRPKQQEKEKLALTNDLAW
- a CDS encoding sec1-binding region of mso1 domain-containing protein is translated as MSSWYSNLVTKTSSQISNLRSTLLSSEADGDTEDDTHVCRVLRNYYTEKGRPFPNWLPPDPKAPPPQMTQAVYAQSQVGSRYGGLGGPQQPGAGGLSSLWDNGPAQPPQPQIPQSLRAGRPATTQPGPSSRDELLGRGGQAPRAGSYSGPGPAPAGSAQDRLKQRLWGTRTTSPSSSNGNGPFQPPPGGGGSYDNSRGGGGGGGGGAAANGVRRKGLPSGPRGYR
- a CDS encoding enoyl-CoA hydratase/isomerase domain-containing protein, whose protein sequence is MSSTEAIIVNKITPAYWRATFNNGTLNLFGPEGHVALKKLIDDLEADKSVRVIVFDSSSPDFFIAHADILRVAEEPQGPGTGFVATWASLAVRIASLPVLSIAAIRGYARGFGADFSSACDLRFASREKAIFCQPEVGAGIIPGGGAFELLPRRVGRARALEILLSSDDYDAITAELYGWINRAIPDAEFEDFVDKFARRIASFDAQLLIETKRVVDSRWGMPSQVDFAAGMALFGESTKWPSAARMKALFDKGLQSDEEVERNLGAVIGTVTEQDLAKYRE
- a CDS encoding rab-GTPase-TBC domain-containing protein; amino-acid sequence: MASGQASQGGSARPSSPTGSLYAMSDDEEGGYETITHTESGRGVKLLFSKSKVYVHPTPSAKDNICGYIALLQQKGPRRDRPSTSSSTNSIASSDLLLAWVPEASLGDSASIYVKVDLSDADSPPKQSYLVPPPPTVTSHSSSVGGYAFAIPVSAIYSLMVRPPSLGWWYGSIIINSRGGDSFPALFFHDDECQSTILQKKKLARDNFDPFGESGQMFWGADEVLRWLRRYIKIERSGAEPNIYLIEPSKEDLESFGAKMATTKAQGKAKAGGSSNKDAQMDPFIKFVKETGWSLMEQFSKVTTLTRRAAHDLSENPNLPPQMRRLLKNPEVQTLQDEFDSARIYLARWAMGMAEQSERDHRQRIWTVRDVMELEDTDVGEFELLDGSNSMSFEDRKQPLSIEEWDAFFDPETGRLSISVDEVKERIFHGGLDADDGVRKEAWLFLLGVYEWYSTLDERKATIASLRDQYYKLKQSWWNRLEGEGGEGEDGEWWREQRGRIEKDVHRTDRNVAIFHGEDTPHPDPNSPFAEVGTNVHLEQMKEMLLTYNEYNKELGYVQGMSDLLAPIYAVVQDDAVAFWAFQMFMDRMERNFLRDQSGMRGQLLALDQLVHFMDPKLWDHLQKTDSTNFFFFFRMILVWYKREFEWLDVLKLWECLWTDYYTSSFHLFIALAILEKHRDVIMTHLQAFDEVLKYVNELSGTIDLESTLIRAEVLFRRFQRLVEAVDKKHNFPPPRTESPSQSNNNTAKQPPSKSKANAAPSKRERVITPELRKLLSKKIDFLEKKPKAAVKADGSADSK